In Candidatus Liberimonas magnetica, one DNA window encodes the following:
- a CDS encoding flippase-like domain-containing protein gives MAGFLVGGIFLFLTLRQIDFSSCWKYILQANKYWILLGMSIYFIAFLFRGFRWKYLLMPIKELPGFRLAFLVIIGFFMNNLLPLRLGEFVRAKVAGQKLSIPIGSTFATIVLERLFDGLTYVFLFLTIIMFLPFPEWAKKSMFFGGFLFIGSIAFLFFLATHQDLAVRLLNKIPIHSKWIERLENVLINFIKGLSIFSHLRLILIVSLLSICVWTVEGTVFLTFTKAFGLNLNLFQCFFVMIMIGMGAILPPAPGYVGTVEFLGVTALSFIGVDKNQGFGMIVTLHFVQISLLICFGIISLIKEKITFHDLIRFEKSTQI, from the coding sequence ATTGCCGGCTTTCTTGTAGGCGGTATATTCCTGTTCTTAACGTTAAGGCAAATTGATTTTTCAAGCTGCTGGAAATATATATTGCAGGCTAATAAATACTGGATTCTACTAGGGATGTCTATTTATTTTATTGCTTTTCTCTTTAGAGGCTTCAGATGGAAATACCTTTTAATGCCTATAAAGGAATTACCAGGTTTTAGATTAGCTTTTTTGGTTATAATCGGTTTTTTTATGAACAACCTGCTCCCGCTAAGGCTCGGCGAATTTGTAAGGGCAAAAGTAGCCGGCCAAAAACTTTCTATACCTATCGGGAGCACGTTTGCAACGATAGTCCTGGAACGTTTATTTGACGGTTTAACGTATGTTTTTCTTTTCCTGACAATAATTATGTTTCTTCCTTTCCCTGAATGGGCTAAAAAATCAATGTTTTTTGGAGGTTTTTTATTCATCGGAAGCATAGCTTTTCTCTTCTTTTTGGCAACTCACCAGGACCTGGCTGTAAGGTTACTAAATAAAATTCCTATACATTCAAAATGGATAGAGCGATTGGAAAATGTCCTCATAAATTTCATTAAAGGTTTGAGTATTTTTAGCCATCTAAGGCTTATCCTAATAGTATCCTTATTATCCATTTGCGTATGGACGGTTGAGGGGACTGTTTTTCTCACATTTACCAAGGCTTTCGGGCTTAATCTTAATTTATTCCAATGTTTTTTTGTAATGATAATGATAGGTATGGGTGCGATACTTCCGCCCGCTCCAGGATATGTAGGTACTGTTGAATTCTTAGGTGTTACAGCCCTTTCATTTATTGGTGTTGACAAAAATCAGGGTTTTGGCATGATAGTTACCCTTCATTTTGTACAGATCTCTCTGTTAATTTGTTTTGGAATCATCTCTTTGATAAAAGAAAAAATAACCTTCCACGATTTAATCCGCTTTGAAAAAAGTACACAAATTTGA
- a CDS encoding kinase — translation MILTKTPHRISFFGGGTDYPSWYLKHGGKVLGVAINKYCYLSVRELPPFFPHKHFISYSAIETVSKLNEINHPAVREVLKYLNYRHGISIHHDGDIPARSGMGSSSAFTVGLLKAMYALLGKVISKKELFEKAIHIEQNLIKENVGSQDQVFAANGGFNKIEFMPNGEIITTPVIMSKKGISTFKSKLMLFYTGLSRNASEIAEDQIKNIKRNSKELSQIKELVDEAYKIVTSGKDSFKSFGSLLNETWKLKKSLSHKISNDFIDDIYKKALKNGAIGGKLLGAGGGGFMLFYVEPDDQNRLKRALNNYLNIPFDFDFVGSDIIFYKQF, via the coding sequence ATGATATTAACCAAAACACCTCACAGAATATCATTTTTTGGCGGCGGGACAGACTACCCTTCCTGGTACCTAAAACACGGGGGGAAGGTGCTTGGAGTTGCCATAAACAAATATTGTTATTTAAGTGTCAGAGAATTACCTCCTTTTTTTCCGCATAAACACTTCATATCCTATTCCGCAATAGAAACGGTAAGCAAGTTAAATGAAATAAATCACCCTGCCGTAAGAGAAGTCCTGAAATATCTTAATTATCGTCACGGAATATCTATCCACCATGACGGCGATATACCTGCCAGGTCCGGCATGGGCTCGAGCTCCGCATTTACCGTAGGCCTTCTAAAAGCCATGTATGCTTTGCTGGGAAAGGTCATATCTAAGAAGGAGTTGTTTGAAAAAGCGATACATATCGAACAAAACCTGATAAAAGAAAACGTCGGGTCCCAGGACCAGGTCTTTGCCGCAAACGGCGGGTTTAACAAAATCGAGTTCATGCCTAACGGAGAGATCATAACAACCCCTGTCATTATGTCAAAGAAAGGTATTTCTACATTTAAAAGCAAGCTCATGTTATTCTACACAGGATTGTCCAGGAATGCGTCCGAGATCGCAGAAGACCAGATAAAGAATATAAAAAGAAATTCTAAGGAACTTTCACAGATAAAAGAATTAGTAGATGAAGCTTACAAAATAGTCACTTCCGGAAAAGATTCTTTTAAAAGTTTTGGAAGCCTGCTCAATGAGACATGGAAATTAAAGAAATCTCTATCGCACAAGATAAGCAATGATTTCATTGATGACATTTATAAAAAAGCATTGAAAAATGGTGCAATTGGCGGGAAATTGCTCGGCGCAGGCGGGGGCGGATTCATGCTTTTCTACGTAGAACCTGATGACCAGAACAGGCTGAAAAGAGCATTGAATAATTATCTTAATATACCTTTTGATTTTGATTTCGTAGGTTCGGATATTATATTTTATAAACAGTTTTAA
- a CDS encoding NAD-dependent epimerase/dehydratase, whose product MSYKILVTGGAGYLGSVLVPYLLNKGHKVTVVDNFLYAQSTLVENCYLENFSVVRGDVRDEATMKRLLKDKDVIIPLAAIVGAPACNMDKVAARSINTEAIRFISENISKEQRIIMPITNSGYGIGQKDKYCTEETPLNPISFYGITKVDAEKAILERENSISYRLATVFGMSPRMRIDLLVNDFVYRAVNDRFVVIFEGHFKRNYIHIRDIAKVFMHGIDNFEKMKGQAYNVGLSDANISKLELCAKIKKYIPDFVYLESPIGEDTDKRDYVVSNEKIEKTGFRPDFSLDMGIKELMKGFVILKNSRYGNI is encoded by the coding sequence ATGAGCTATAAAATACTCGTGACCGGCGGAGCAGGTTATCTTGGTTCTGTTCTTGTGCCTTATTTGCTTAATAAAGGGCATAAAGTTACGGTAGTTGATAATTTTTTATACGCTCAAAGTACTCTTGTCGAGAACTGTTACCTTGAAAATTTCAGTGTTGTAAGAGGCGATGTCAGAGATGAAGCCACAATGAAACGGTTGTTGAAAGATAAGGATGTTATAATACCTTTAGCCGCGATAGTAGGCGCTCCTGCATGCAACATGGATAAGGTAGCCGCACGGTCAATTAACACTGAAGCGATACGGTTCATTTCGGAAAATATAAGCAAAGAACAGAGAATAATAATGCCTATAACGAACAGCGGGTACGGGATCGGGCAGAAAGATAAGTATTGTACTGAAGAAACCCCGCTAAACCCTATATCGTTTTATGGAATTACTAAAGTAGATGCTGAAAAGGCTATCCTTGAAAGAGAAAATTCTATAAGTTACAGGCTTGCAACGGTGTTTGGGATGTCGCCTAGAATGAGGATAGACCTTTTAGTAAATGATTTTGTTTACAGGGCGGTGAACGACCGTTTTGTCGTTATTTTTGAAGGGCATTTCAAGCGGAACTACATACATATCCGCGACATAGCAAAGGTTTTTATGCACGGCATAGATAATTTTGAAAAGATGAAAGGCCAGGCATATAACGTCGGTTTGTCGGATGCAAATATTTCGAAGCTTGAATTATGCGCAAAGATCAAAAAATACATACCCGATTTTGTATACCTTGAATCGCCTATCGGTGAAGATACTGATAAGCGCGATTACGTAGTCTCCAACGAAAAGATAGAAAAGACCGGGTTTAGACCGGATTTTTCGCTTGATATGGGGATAAAAGAACTTATGAAAGGTTTTGTTATATTGAAAAACAGCAGATATGGGAATATATAA
- a CDS encoding GDP-L-fucose synthase has protein sequence MYKKSKIYVAGHRGLLGSALMKRLNLEGYKNIITRSHKELDLTKAEAVRRFIGKERPEIIFLAAGLTGGILANKTHPATFYQVNISIQNNVFQAVNEYKVKHLVFYGSSCMYPSKYKKPLKEEYLLTGKIEETNEAYAVAKIAGVLACKAYNQEYKTNRFIALVPNSLYGPNDDFSYGCSHVVAALIRKIHEAKIKNKNKIVLWGSGKPRREFVFVDDIALASVFALNNAGRLENTHYNIGTGHDYTIKKYAEMIADIVGYKGSIKWDRTKPGGTARKLLDSGKFRALGWEPKVGIKEGLIRTYEWFRENYGSIGKGI, from the coding sequence ATATATAAAAAATCAAAAATATACGTAGCAGGCCACCGGGGATTGTTGGGGTCTGCTTTAATGAAAAGGCTGAACTTAGAAGGGTATAAAAATATAATAACCAGATCTCATAAGGAACTTGACCTGACAAAGGCGGAAGCAGTTCGTAGATTTATCGGCAAAGAACGTCCCGAAATAATATTCTTGGCCGCAGGGCTTACCGGCGGCATATTAGCAAACAAAACACATCCTGCCACATTTTATCAGGTAAATATATCCATTCAAAATAACGTATTTCAGGCTGTTAATGAATATAAGGTAAAACATCTCGTATTTTACGGCTCTTCATGTATGTATCCCAGTAAATATAAAAAGCCTTTGAAAGAAGAGTATCTCTTGACCGGCAAAATAGAAGAAACCAATGAAGCCTATGCAGTAGCTAAGATCGCCGGAGTTCTCGCCTGTAAAGCCTATAATCAAGAATATAAAACAAACAGGTTTATTGCCCTGGTACCGAATTCGTTATACGGGCCTAACGATGATTTTAGTTACGGCTGTTCTCATGTAGTTGCTGCGTTAATAAGAAAAATACATGAGGCAAAAATAAAGAATAAGAATAAGATCGTACTTTGGGGCAGCGGTAAACCGAGGCGGGAGTTTGTTTTTGTTGATGATATAGCCCTTGCATCGGTATTTGCTCTAAATAACGCCGGTAGGCTTGAAAATACACATTACAATATCGGAACCGGCCACGATTACACGATAAAAAAATATGCGGAAATGATCGCTGATATCGTGGGGTATAAAGGCAGTATAAAATGGGACAGAACAAAACCCGGCGGCACTGCAAGGAAACTGCTGGACAGCGGTAAATTCAGGGCATTGGGATGGGAACCTAAGGTCGGCATAAAAGAAGGATTGATAAGGACCTACGAGTGGTTCAGGGAAAATTACGGTTCAATAGGAAAGGGTATTTAA
- a CDS encoding thiamine pyrophosphate-dependent enzyme, with translation MRSADIGVIKGLSKKIDKAVLLEIFKRICKIKYFEQGVIDAGKDSFLTYQVYLSSGQESIPAAVSMAIPEFMIFAQHRCHGTYLAWGGYPEKLRDELLGLPTGVSGGKAGSNCLQCFDNGIKMFGHHGLIGENVPLGVGAALGSGKPVVCFFGDGAAEEDYVFSAMGFAVTHKLPVLFICEDNNLSILTKVKERRSWSVAKVAGALGMPAFEFSDDPWTIYSKTRELKTSLPAYLNIFTCRQYWHVGCGVDGPPEWDRFSIVKDELSKLGYKKEIEETENNMKKAMGRVWDQKQLQKLLKK, from the coding sequence GTGAGATCAGCGGATATCGGCGTTATTAAAGGCCTATCGAAAAAAATTGATAAAGCGGTTTTGCTTGAAATATTTAAAAGGATATGCAAAATAAAATATTTTGAGCAGGGAGTGATAGATGCCGGCAAGGACAGTTTCCTTACTTACCAGGTGTATCTTTCATCCGGACAGGAATCCATACCTGCAGCGGTTTCAATGGCTATCCCTGAGTTCATGATATTTGCGCAGCACAGGTGCCATGGCACTTATCTTGCCTGGGGAGGGTATCCGGAAAAACTCAGGGACGAACTTTTAGGCCTACCTACGGGCGTAAGCGGGGGCAAGGCAGGGTCAAATTGCCTTCAATGTTTTGATAACGGCATAAAGATGTTCGGCCATCACGGCTTGATCGGCGAAAACGTGCCTCTTGGCGTAGGCGCGGCTCTTGGCAGCGGAAAACCAGTAGTTTGTTTTTTCGGCGACGGAGCTGCAGAAGAAGATTATGTTTTTTCTGCCATGGGGTTTGCGGTAACACATAAACTCCCGGTGTTGTTTATCTGTGAAGACAATAACTTATCTATACTTACCAAAGTAAAAGAAAGGCGTTCCTGGAGCGTAGCAAAAGTAGCCGGCGCCCTTGGCATGCCGGCCTTCGAGTTCTCGGATGACCCCTGGACTATATATTCAAAAACCAGAGAGCTTAAAACTTCTCTGCCTGCTTATCTAAATATCTTTACATGCAGGCAGTACTGGCATGTAGGCTGCGGAGTAGACGGCCCGCCGGAATGGGACAGGTTTTCCATAGTTAAGGATGAACTTTCTAAACTCGGCTATAAAAAAGAAATTGAAGAGACAGAAAATAACATGAAAAAAGCTATGGGGCGAGTATGGGATCAAAAACAGTTGCAGAAACTATTAAAGAAATAA
- a CDS encoding type 1 glutamine amidotransferase, giving the protein MKRAVIITGPNFQDEEFIYPYYRLQEAGFKVDVAIKDKAVTKGKYGLPVKPTMDVTELKEKDFDLVVLPGGHEAPDRVRQIKEVLDFVKAMHDKGKVVSTICHGPWILISAGIVKGRKITGYVGIKDDIINAGAQYVDLPVVVDGNIVSSPHYKYNGEWMRETLKKFGL; this is encoded by the coding sequence ATGAAAAGAGCGGTAATAATAACTGGCCCGAATTTTCAGGATGAGGAGTTCATTTATCCTTACTATCGTCTTCAGGAAGCAGGATTCAAAGTCGATGTGGCCATAAAAGACAAGGCTGTTACAAAAGGCAAGTACGGCCTGCCGGTAAAACCTACCATGGACGTCACGGAACTTAAGGAGAAAGATTTTGACCTTGTGGTTTTGCCCGGAGGGCACGAAGCTCCGGACAGGGTCCGCCAGATAAAAGAAGTGCTTGATTTTGTAAAAGCCATGCACGATAAAGGGAAAGTCGTTTCAACTATATGCCACGGCCCCTGGATACTAATATCAGCGGGCATAGTAAAAGGAAGGAAGATAACCGGATACGTGGGTATAAAAGATGATATTATAAATGCGGGGGCGCAGTATGTAGATTTACCGGTAGTAGTTGACGGGAACATAGTTTCAAGCCCGCACTATAAGTATAACGGCGAGTGGATGAGAGAAACATTAAAAAAATTCGGCCTATGA
- a CDS encoding UxaA family hydrolase, translating into MKSRVYKIENIAVIMNGLDNIAVAKAFINKGVLIQWSNNIIKIKSNIPAGHRFALHNIKKGWKVIQYGSPFGISKGIFSGQLVHDKLIREFRHTQRQLELLARNNRVFAKIDKPGHIPDKYFYGIRRKGGSIGTRNYYILVPTSLCSSDMARRIALSFDVDPVIKKKYKNIDGIVAAGHTEGCGCNDGDIIDRLVLTLKNTISHPNVGGALIIDLGCEKTNKSYISKFFDGLSKTGKPVDYLSIIESGGDQAAYKKGKVIVLKRLKSVNNIKREKFPLEKLIIGTECGASDTFSGITANPLIGATVDMVIGSGGSAILSEMPEMIGAEDILIKRMVSKEVIEKYFNGLKYYTGLAKKLDISMNGNFVPGNKKGGLVNLTLKSLGAIQKGGHSPIVDFVDYAQKISKKGLTIMNGPGNDLESMTGLTASGANVILFSTGMGTPEGSLIVPVIKIPSTTKVFKSLKDDMDFDSGVLIKDMSLLNKLGEKLLAMVIKVASGEKTRSEIHNKRSFQIWTAGKLSL; encoded by the coding sequence ATGAAAAGTAGGGTTTATAAGATTGAGAATATAGCTGTCATTATGAACGGCCTGGATAATATAGCCGTAGCAAAGGCTTTCATAAATAAAGGCGTTTTGATCCAGTGGTCAAATAATATAATTAAAATAAAATCTAACATACCGGCCGGGCATAGGTTTGCTTTGCATAATATTAAAAAGGGCTGGAAGGTTATCCAATACGGCAGCCCTTTTGGCATATCAAAAGGTATTTTTTCAGGGCAGCTAGTCCATGATAAATTGATCAGGGAGTTTAGGCATACACAGCGCCAGCTGGAGTTATTGGCCAGGAATAATAGGGTATTTGCAAAAATTGACAAGCCCGGTCATATTCCGGACAAATACTTTTATGGGATCAGGCGGAAAGGCGGCAGCATAGGAACCAGAAACTATTATATCTTGGTCCCCACTTCCTTATGTTCAAGCGACATGGCCCGGCGCATAGCTCTTTCGTTTGACGTTGACCCTGTAATCAAGAAAAAATATAAAAATATTGACGGGATCGTAGCAGCCGGCCATACTGAAGGCTGTGGATGTAATGACGGTGATATCATAGACCGGTTAGTCCTTACTTTGAAAAACACTATTTCTCATCCGAATGTCGGCGGTGCATTGATCATTGACCTCGGATGCGAAAAAACAAATAAAAGTTATATTTCAAAGTTTTTCGATGGTTTGTCAAAAACTGGAAAACCGGTTGATTATTTATCGATCATCGAATCAGGAGGTGATCAAGCAGCTTATAAAAAGGGGAAAGTTATAGTTTTGAAAAGGCTTAAATCTGTAAATAATATAAAAAGAGAAAAGTTCCCGTTAGAAAAACTGATAATAGGGACTGAATGCGGCGCTTCCGATACATTCTCAGGAATTACCGCAAACCCGCTGATAGGCGCAACCGTAGACATGGTCATTGGTTCAGGCGGCTCTGCTATACTTTCAGAGATGCCTGAAATGATAGGTGCAGAAGATATCCTTATAAAAAGAATGGTTTCAAAAGAAGTAATAGAAAAATATTTTAACGGCTTGAAATATTATACAGGCTTGGCCAAGAAATTAGATATTTCTATGAACGGAAACTTTGTACCCGGAAACAAAAAAGGCGGTTTGGTAAACCTGACCCTTAAAAGCCTCGGTGCTATACAGAAAGGAGGGCATTCGCCCATAGTTGATTTTGTAGATTATGCCCAGAAAATAAGTAAGAAGGGGCTGACTATTATGAACGGCCCGGGCAATGATCTTGAATCAATGACAGGGCTGACGGCTTCAGGGGCTAATGTCATATTGTTTTCTACAGGCATGGGAACACCTGAAGGAAGTTTAATAGTCCCAGTAATAAAGATACCTTCGACAACAAAAGTATTTAAGTCCCTTAAGGACGATATGGATTTCGATTCAGGTGTTCTTATCAAAGATATGAGTTTATTGAATAAGCTCGGTGAAAAACTTCTGGCTATGGTAATAAAGGTTGCTTCGGGAGAAAAAACACGGTCTGAAATCCATAATAAAAGGTCTTTCCAGATATGGACAGCAGGCAAGTTGTCTTTATGA
- a CDS encoding HAD family phosphatase, which yields MNKYRAVLFDFDGVIARTMEDNYRAWKVALKGHKVCFSKKEYFLLEGMNVKNVARKLLGKKNNRSGLVDKICKAKDDYYLNNNSFSLYSGVKTLISRLRKKGYKLGLVTGASKVRLVKSAGADFLKRFEAVITGDMVRKPKPDPLPYLLAAKAMSVNPAQCLVVENAPLGIESAKNAGMFCVAVASTLNKKYLKKADIVIDRIQMLEGLL from the coding sequence ATGAACAAATATAGAGCTGTCTTGTTTGACTTTGACGGTGTTATAGCCAGGACCATGGAAGATAATTATAGAGCGTGGAAGGTTGCTCTTAAGGGACATAAGGTGTGCTTTTCCAAAAAGGAATATTTTCTCCTTGAAGGCATGAACGTTAAAAATGTAGCACGGAAATTGCTTGGGAAAAAGAATAATAGATCCGGGTTGGTCGATAAAATATGCAAAGCTAAAGATGATTATTATTTAAACAATAATTCGTTCTCATTGTACAGCGGAGTCAAAACTCTAATATCGCGTCTAAGGAAGAAAGGCTATAAATTGGGGCTGGTCACAGGAGCAAGCAAGGTTCGCCTCGTAAAATCCGCCGGTGCAGATTTTCTTAAACGCTTTGAAGCAGTGATTACCGGAGATATGGTAAGAAAACCTAAACCGGACCCCCTGCCGTATCTTTTAGCTGCAAAAGCAATGTCGGTAAACCCTGCCCAATGCCTGGTGGTAGAGAATGCCCCTTTGGGCATTGAATCGGCAAAAAATGCAGGGATGTTCTGTGTAGCCGTGGCTTCGACTTTAAACAAGAAATATCTAAAGAAGGCGGATATTGTGATAGACAGAATACAAATGCTTGAAGGCCTACTATGA
- a CDS encoding B12-binding domain-containing radical SAM protein, with protein sequence MQQKIDIVLINPGDRKYNYQALGLDLAAIEPPFLIAVTASYLRNKGFNVAVIDSNAENITPEETAMKVKRLDPFLAAVIVYGSNPQASTQNMTVAGRICKEIKNDTPSRVIIGGLHPSALPKQTLEEETVDFVIEGEGPYTLESLLGILKTGKSDFKNIPGLWYKENGKTKNNGRATLIGDLDEVLPIGAWDLLPMDKYKAHNWHCFDDIENRKPYGAIYTSLGCPFSCVFCCINAPFGKPGIRYRSPKLVVDELSLLNEKYGVKNVKIADELFIFSKEHYMAIVDLIIKRGLKLNLWAYARIDTIDFNFLKKMKEAGINWLGIGIESANESVRDGVHKQMRRKDIVNVVRKVQEAGIRVGANYIFGLPDDTMQTMQETLDMALEINSEWANFSCAMAYPGSKLYEIAIKEKLKLPKGWHNYSPYAKDILPLPTKYLSPVEVLRFRDNAFNKYFGNPNYLNMIETKFGTRVKEHILAMTKTKLERILLQ encoded by the coding sequence ATGCAGCAAAAAATCGACATTGTCTTGATCAATCCGGGTGACAGAAAATATAACTACCAGGCGCTCGGCCTAGACCTGGCTGCCATCGAACCTCCTTTCTTGATAGCAGTGACCGCCTCATACCTCAGGAATAAAGGGTTCAACGTTGCAGTAATAGATTCGAATGCTGAAAATATAACACCTGAAGAGACGGCAATGAAAGTGAAGCGGTTAGACCCGTTTCTTGCAGCAGTCATAGTTTACGGTTCAAACCCTCAGGCATCGACTCAGAACATGACGGTTGCAGGAAGGATATGTAAAGAAATAAAAAACGATACGCCGTCCAGGGTTATAATAGGCGGGCTGCACCCTTCCGCACTGCCAAAACAGACATTAGAAGAAGAAACTGTGGATTTTGTAATTGAAGGCGAAGGGCCTTATACTCTTGAATCTTTGCTTGGAATTTTAAAAACAGGTAAAAGTGATTTCAAAAATATCCCAGGTCTTTGGTATAAGGAAAACGGTAAAACAAAAAATAACGGCAGGGCTACTCTCATCGGAGACCTTGATGAAGTATTGCCTATAGGGGCGTGGGACCTTCTGCCGATGGATAAATATAAGGCGCATAACTGGCATTGTTTTGACGATATTGAGAACAGGAAGCCTTACGGAGCTATCTATACAAGCCTGGGGTGCCCGTTCTCATGCGTGTTTTGCTGCATTAATGCGCCGTTCGGAAAGCCGGGAATCCGTTACCGCAGCCCTAAATTGGTTGTTGACGAATTATCCCTGTTAAATGAAAAGTATGGTGTAAAAAATGTTAAGATAGCGGATGAATTGTTCATTTTTAGTAAAGAGCATTATATGGCTATCGTAGACCTCATCATAAAAAGAGGGCTTAAGCTTAACCTGTGGGCGTATGCAAGGATAGATACGATCGACTTTAATTTCTTGAAGAAAATGAAAGAAGCCGGCATAAACTGGCTGGGTATTGGCATAGAATCTGCCAACGAATCTGTCCGCGACGGGGTTCATAAACAAATGCGCAGAAAAGATATAGTAAACGTAGTAAGGAAAGTGCAGGAGGCAGGCATAAGGGTGGGAGCAAATTATATTTTTGGATTGCCGGATGACACGATGCAAACCATGCAGGAGACTCTGGACATGGCATTGGAAATAAATTCCGAGTGGGCGAACTTTTCATGTGCTATGGCATATCCGGGCTCGAAACTTTATGAAATAGCTATTAAAGAAAAATTGAAGCTTCCCAAAGGCTGGCACAACTACTCTCCTTATGCCAAGGATATCTTGCCTCTTCCTACCAAGTATTTAAGCCCCGTAGAAGTTCTGCGGTTCAGGGACAATGCATTTAATAAATATTTTGGAAACCCTAATTATTTAAATATGATTGAAACTAAATTCGGTACAAGAGTAAAAGAGCATATACTTGCTATGACTAAAACAAAACTCGAACGGATTTTATTGCAATGA
- a CDS encoding glycosyltransferase — MNDKKMLLIYYRNKETLSEVGNILIDLSASLGGFFIDYKDLYFQKGNKGTEGYIESFVQDNKIDIVMFWSEATGFHFSVEFFAKLRKNLYTVMLVGDTEYYFEVRDRYYAQAMDLVVVFNKPCISYYKLIGIEAIVCYSFFDGKYYKKYPGLKKDMDVSFVGLHSCHSRRLEYLEYLKANAIPAVSYGPNSVNGPVSAERLVEIINKTKINLNFTDALDSTRLTRNLKVHKLLKQPKGRITQAALCGGFVLSEYAYGIEDTFEIGKEIDVFYSKDDLLEKVRHYLKNYDKREAMALSAYKKAVELYDGNKGIPQLFNKIKEMSIKKRQGQRKLYLDKVFIANYSTFRVLLIIKFLKRLQLGYAVEEFLLLLKCRKLDLYQVLVFIKEEIIDNIAPVRRFLNYCKRP; from the coding sequence ATGAACGATAAAAAGATGTTGTTAATTTATTACAGGAATAAAGAGACCTTGAGCGAGGTTGGGAATATTTTGATAGACCTGTCTGCAAGCTTAGGCGGTTTTTTTATTGATTATAAAGACCTGTATTTTCAAAAAGGCAACAAAGGGACGGAAGGGTATATAGAAAGCTTCGTACAGGACAATAAAATAGACATCGTTATGTTCTGGAGTGAGGCAACCGGCTTTCATTTTAGCGTAGAATTCTTTGCGAAGTTAAGAAAAAACCTGTACACCGTGATGCTTGTCGGGGATACAGAATACTATTTTGAGGTAAGGGACAGGTACTATGCACAAGCCATGGACCTGGTAGTTGTTTTTAATAAACCATGCATAAGTTATTATAAATTGATAGGCATAGAAGCGATAGTCTGCTATAGTTTCTTTGACGGAAAATATTATAAGAAATATCCCGGTCTTAAAAAAGATATGGATGTTTCCTTTGTAGGCCTGCATTCCTGCCACAGCAGGCGCTTAGAGTATCTTGAATATTTAAAAGCCAACGCTATACCCGCCGTAAGTTATGGGCCGAACTCAGTTAACGGGCCGGTAAGTGCGGAACGTCTGGTAGAAATCATAAACAAAACTAAGATCAATCTGAATTTTACCGACGCTCTTGATTCAACGCGCCTGACAAGGAATTTAAAGGTACATAAATTGTTAAAGCAGCCAAAAGGACGTATTACACAGGCCGCACTCTGCGGCGGGTTTGTGCTGTCCGAGTATGCTTACGGTATAGAAGATACTTTCGAGATCGGCAAAGAGATAGACGTGTTTTACAGCAAGGACGACCTTTTGGAAAAAGTAAGGCACTACCTGAAAAATTACGATAAAAGGGAAGCTATGGCCCTAAGCGCCTACAAAAAAGCCGTTGAGCTCTACGACGGAAATAAAGGCATACCACAGCTTTTTAATAAAATAAAAGAGATGTCTATTAAAAAGCGGCAGGGGCAGAGAAAACTTTACCTGGATAAAGTCTTTATTGCGAATTATTCCACTTTCAGGGTTTTATTGATTATAAAATTCTTAAAAAGGCTGCAGCTGGGGTATGCCGTAGAAGAATTTTTATTGCTTTTAAAATGCAGGAAGTTAGACCTGTACCAGGTGCTGGTATTCATAAAAGAAGAAATAATCGACAACATAGCTCCGGTCAGACGATTCCTGAACTATTGTAAGCGGCCATGA